One region of Drosophila teissieri strain GT53w chromosome 2L, Prin_Dtei_1.1, whole genome shotgun sequence genomic DNA includes:
- the LOC122618011 gene encoding accessory gland protein Acp29AB-like, with product MLKYYLSYAILAWTSWEVLANKTNTPQGRTASTNPLLIDQVALYQQQWFAYNAVKENELQEKVARIERTIEGRLMVLQKKLNLTVHDLQDTLEKQREDTLEKLRISSRIIPEKFKKIGNRWYFFENNDTQNWFSAFNTCRRKGGHLATIYNGKELDEVFAHAPPGAYWIDINSAYSKGHYTSTLTGKKPPFFRWNDEKTENIKYNECVTVYTLKMFTPDCYRKFSFLCQAEQWEL from the coding sequence ATGTTGAAGTATTACCTTTCATACGCCATTCTCGCCTGGACTTCTTGGGAGGTTCTTGCCAACAAGACAAACACTCCGCAAGGCAGGACTGCGTCGACCAATCCGCTGTTAATCGATCAAGTGGCCTTATATCAGCAACAATGGTTCGCATACAACGCCGTGAAGGAAAATGAACTCCAAGAGAAAGTTGCGAGGATCGAAAGGACGATAGAAGGACGATTGATGGTCCTGCAAAAGAAGCTGAACCTCACAGTGCATGATCTACAGGACACATTGGAAAAGCAGCGCGAGGACACTCTGGAAAAACTGCGAATCTCGAGCAGGATCATCCCGGAGAAGTTTAAGAAAATTGGCAATAGGTGGTATTTCTTTGAGAACAATGACACACAGAATTGGTTTTCTGCTTTCAACACCTGCCGTCGAAAGGGCGGTCACCTGGCCACCATCTACAATGGGAAGGAGCTGGATGAGGTATTCGCTCATGCACCGCCCGGTGCCTATTGGATAGATATCAATAGTGCATATAGTAAGGGCCACTACACTTCAACGCTCACTGGCAAAAAGCCACCGTTCTTCAGATGGAACGATGAAAAGactgaaaatatcaaatacaATGAGTGCGTTACTGTATACACCCTTAAAATGTTCACTCCAGACTGTTACAGAAAGTTTTCGTTCCTTTGCCAAGCCGAGCAGTGGGAACTATGA